In Aspergillus luchuensis IFO 4308 DNA, chromosome 1, nearly complete sequence, the following are encoded in one genomic region:
- a CDS encoding putative dephospho-CoA kinase (BUSCO:EOG09264E6Z;~COG:H;~EggNog:ENOG410PI3Q;~InterPro:IPR027417,IPR001977;~PFAM:PF01121;~TransMembrane:1 (o237-263i);~go_function: GO:0004140 - dephospho-CoA kinase activity [Evidence IEA];~go_function: GO:0005524 - ATP binding [Evidence IEA];~go_process: GO:0015937 - coenzyme A biosynthetic process [Evidence IEA]): MLIIGLTGSIATGKSTVSSILSAAPYSLPIIDTDLIARKVVEPGTPGYKAIVNYFGPTTPDLLLPASDPNDTTTTTTTTTNRPLNRPALGRRVFGTTEARKRDRAILNKIVHPAVRREVYKALLYYYVRGHWAVVLDVPLLFESGMDLLCGTVMVVGVSDPTVQMERLRKRDAHLTAEDAENRVRSQGDVKGKVERAEYRGVKSARGVVVWNDGDKGELESEVQRAMRVVRKSTPQWWAWMLWLVPPVGVAVAMWNLGVNFWLKRGWEKREREVKAKL, translated from the coding sequence ATGCTCATAATAGGCCTCACCGGCTCCATCGCGACCGGCAAATCcaccgtctcctccatcctctccgccgcaccctactccctccccatcatcgacacCGACCTGATCGCCCGCAAAGTCGTCGAGCCCGGCACCCCAGGCTACAAAGCCATCGTGAACTACTTTGGCCCAACCACCCcggatctccttctcccagcaTCCGATCCCAAtgacacaacaacaacaacaacaacaaccacaaaccGCCCCCTCAACCGCCCAGCACTAGGCCGTCGCGTCTTCGGCACCACCGAAGCCCGCAAGCGGGACCGCGCCATCCTCAACAAGATCGTGCACCCGGCCGTACGGCGCGAGGTCTACAAAGCGCTGCTATACTACTATGTGCGCGGTCACTGGGCGGTGGTTCTGGATGTGCCGTTGCTGTTTGAGAGCGGGATGGATCTGCTGTGTGGgacggtgatggtggtgggggtttcGGATCCGACGGTGCAgatggagaggttgaggaaaAGGGATGCGCATCTTACGGCGGAGGATGCGGAGAATCGAGTGAGGAGTCAAGGGGATGTCAAggggaaggtggagagggcggAGTATCGGGGGGTGAAGTCGGCGAGGGGCGTGGTGGTGTGGAATGATGGGGATAAGGGGGAGTTGGAGAGTGAGGTGCAGAGGGCTATGAGGGTGGTCAGGAAGAGTACGCCGCAGTGGTGGGCTTGGATGTTGTGGTTGGTACCGCCGGTGGGTGTGGCGGTTGCGATGTGGAATTTGGGGGTGAATTTCTGGTTgaagagggggtgggagaagagggagagggaggtgaaggcgaAGTTGTAG
- a CDS encoding putative MFS sugar transporter (COG:G;~EggNog:ENOG410PG0X;~InterPro:IPR005829,IPR005828,IPR003663,IPR036259, IPR020846;~PFAM:PF00083,PF07690;~TransMembrane:12 (i7-30o58-77i86-106o112-132i144-162o174-196i266-289o301-323i335-354o366-390i402-425o431-451i);~go_component: GO:0016020 - membrane [Evidence IEA];~go_component: GO:0016021 - integral component of membrane [Evidence IEA];~go_function: GO:0022857 - transmembrane transporter activity [Evidence IEA];~go_process: GO:0055085 - transmembrane transport [Evidence IEA]) produces the protein MPKLNLFGTGFVLQAAIWAACGMAFILFGYDQGVFSGIVENDDFLATMNRPNDSLEGIIVSIYNLGCFAGCIVNFLLGDWLGRRRAMWFAMVWVIIGATLQCSAFSVPHMMVGRFVTGIGTGVETSTVPMYQAELCEASKRGKLVCSEPLLVGVGIVISYFFDYGMSYVGGQIAWRLPIACQMIFAFVVIVLVFGLPESPRYCYKEGRNEEALQILSDVYGRPKDDPKILAEQEEILEAISVETKYGEYKWRNVFKRDEVSTGHRVLLAYGMQFMNQMGGINMVVYYIPTVLNTNVGLDKNLSNLLGGCVQIMFVVGSIFPTFFVDRVGRRAPMIWGSFGLGICMMMVSILLSFKGHANEHATSSAAVAFFFVYMLIFGASVNCIPWCYVPEILPLHARAKGTAVGISSNWIWNFFVVMITPIIINRLQWKAYLIFMCLNFAFVPLIYFCYPETAKLTLEEIDYLFTTPGKSAVQMSKELVKQRKQHGHVPGQRLTRHTDETGSENMEKKQDSVVAGVSDEQVEQV, from the exons ATGCCAAAACTCAACCTCTTCGGCACCGGCTTCGTCCTCCAAGCCGCAATATGGGCGGCTTGTGGCATGGCATTCATTCTCTTCG GCTACGACCAAGGCGTCTTCTCCGGCATCGTGGAAAACGACGACTTCCTCGCCACCATGAACCGCCCCAACGACAGCCTCGAGGGGATCATCGTATCGATCTACAATCTGGGGTGTTTCGCCGGCTGTATCGTCAATTTCCTACTTGGAGATTGGCTGGGCCGACGGAGGGCGATGTGGTTTGCTATGGTTTGGGTTATC ATCGGAGCAACTCTTCAATGCTCCGCGTTCTCCGTCCCCCATATGATGGTCGGACGATTCGTGACGGGCATCGGAACGGGCGTGGAGACGTCGACGGTGCCGATGTATCAGGCGGAATTGTGTGAGGCGAGTAAGCGCGGGAAGTTGGTGTGTAGTGAGCcgttgttggttggggtggggatTGTTATTAG CTACTTCTTCGACTACGGGATGAGCTATGTTGGTGGTCAGATCGCTTGGAGATTGCCGATTGCGTGTCAGATGATTTTCGCTTTt GTGGTCATTGTTCTGGTGTTTGGGCTGCCCGAATCACCAAGGTACTGCTACAAGGAAGGTCGCAACGAGGAAGCACTGCAGATCTTAAGTGATGTGTATGGGCGCCCAAAGGATGACCCGAAGATCCTGGCAGAGCAGGAAGAAATCCTCGAGGCTATTTCCGTGGAGACGAAATACGGCGAGTACAAGTGGAG AAATGTCTTCAAGCGGGATGAAGTTTCCACAGGCCACAGAGT TCTTCTTGCATACGGTATGCAATTCATGAATCAGATGGGTGGTATCAACATGGTCGT ATACTACATCCCCACCGTACTCAACACCAATGTCGGCCTGGACAAGAATCTCTCCAATCTTCTCGGCGGCTGCGTTCAGATTATGTTCGTCGTCGGAAGTATATTCCCCACCTTCTTCGTGGATCGCGTCGGTCGCAGAGCCCCCATGATCTGGGGATCATTCGGCCTGGGTAtctgcatgatgatggtatccATCCTGCTCAGTTTCAAGGGCCATGCCAACGAGCATGCAACTTCGTCAGCTGCtgtcgccttcttcttcgtgtACATGCTCATCTTTGGCGCCTCGGTTAACTGCATCCCCTGGTGCTACGTGCCCGAGATCTTACCCCTCCATGCGCGCGCCAAAGGAACAGCCGTGGGTATCTCTTCGAACTGGATCTGG AACTTCTTCGTCGTAATGAtcacccccatcatcatcaaccgccTGCAATGGAAAGCatacctcatcttcatgtgCCTGAACTTCGCCTTCGTCCCACTAATTTATTTCTGCTACCCGGAAACCGCCAAACTAACCCTCGAGGAGATCGACTACCTGTTCACCACCCCAGGAAAGAGTGCCGTGCAAATGTCCAAAGAGCTCGTAAAACAGCGAAAGCAACACGGCCATGTACCAGGCCAACGACTGACGCGACACACGGACGAGACCGGCTCCGAGAACATGGAGAAAAAGCAGGACAGTGTTGTCGCCGGGGTATCGGACGAGCAAGTCGAGCAGGTCTAG
- a CDS encoding uncharacterized protein (COG:S;~EggNog:ENOG410PVDC;~InterPro:IPR021858;~PFAM:PF11951): MDDTTFGETPRKRARTTSLQEQPEPVPADNSSESPAWDQLQSPYHLADYYADQHNSPTLPIGSDPFQSPAASWTQDGFSQDPGYLASQEELRCILFSLANSTAPTRVSSPDVVGRFELAEQSPPSNKYQPERRGELLQSSLSSRRRIEYLKNYVAEVAPWLDMFDSQCTFRQQVPVLARSFPALSYAMLAISARQIERKNGVRNWFDSLELYQEAIRRLSPLLQLRDPKIVAACVLLCCLEMMSARAQDWRRHLEGCAALFDAFGIHGFSQGILQAVFWCYARMDLCGALISDGTQTTLLHPSKWLPEGCQTEDAHQLFQSVKSPDMHANYAVYLCVKATELVSDRTKFVELGEDNGCTPDRFRTRWISLWNNLQCWLSERPSELLPVQTVNRKPFPHILFVHWAAISSNQLYHTACILLLKMMPKDIRLPRSPTLFPLWHARRICGISLANPHQGCLNNSIQPLWIAGQLFSHVSEHEEIIRLIQSIEAETGWGTCWRIRDLEVAWGCSGMR; encoded by the exons atggACGACACCACGTTCGGTGAAACACCCAGGAAACGTGCGCGGACCACTTCGCTACAAGAGCAACCCGAGCCAGTACCTGCAGACAACAGTTCAGAATCGCCGGCATGGGACCAACTGCAGAGCCCTTACCACCTAGCAGACTACTACGCTGATCAGCACAACTCTCCGACATTGCCCATCGGCAGTGACCCTTTTCAGTCACCAGCCGCTAGCTGGACCCAGGATGGCTTCTCGCAGGATCCCGGTTACCTGGCCTCACAGGAAGAGCTGCGATGCATCCTATTTTCTCTCGCGAACTCAACTGCTCCAACCCGAGTATCCAGCCCAGATGTTGTGGGAAGGTTTGAACTAGCCGAACAATCACCACCCTCGAACAAATACCAGCCAGAACGGAGAGGGGAGCTCTTGCAGTCTTCTCTGTCGAGCAGGAGGCGAATTGAATATCTGAAAAACTACGTGGCAGAAGTAGCACCTTGG CTGGACATGTTCGACTCTCAGTGCACCTTTCGTCAACAGGTTCCCGTGTTGGCTCGCTCCTTTCCCGCTCTTTCCTACGCCATGCTTGCCATTTCTGCTCGTCAGATCGAACGCAAGAATGGAGTTCGAAATTGGTTTGACAGCCTCGAATTGTACCAAGAAGCTATCAGACGGCTGAGCCCGCTTCTTCAACTACGTGACCCGAAAATTGTAGCAGCATGTGTGCTTCTCTGTTGCTTAGAGATGATGTCTGCCCGTGCCCAGGATTGGCGTCGCCATCTTGAAGGCTGCGCCGCGTTGTTTGATGCGTTTGGAATCCACGGCTTCAGCCAGGGCATTCTACAGGCAGTGTTTTGGTGTTATGCAAGAATGG ATCTGTGCGGTGCGCTGATCTCAGATGGCACACAGACCACGCTGCTACACCCCTCTAAATGGCTTCCTGAAGGCTGCCAGACAGAGGATGCTCATCAGCTGTTTCAGAGTGTCAAATCCCCAGATATGCATGCAAATTATGCGGTGTATTTGTGCGTCAAAGCGACTGAGCTGGTGTCCGATCGTACAAAATTCGTGGAACTAGGTGAAGATAATGGGTGTACTCCAGATAGGTTCCGCACACGATGGATCAGCCTTTGGAATAACCTACAATGCTGGTTGTCCGAGCGTCCTAGCGAGCTTCTTCCGGTGCAGACAGTCAACCGCAAGCCTTTCCCTCATATCTTGTTCGTCCATTGGGCTGCTATCTCGTCGAACCAACTGTACCACACTGCATGCATACTgttgctgaagatgatgccCAAGGATATTCGGCTTCCACGGTCGCCAACTTTGTTTCCTCTATGGCATGCTCGTCGAATTTGTGGTATTTCCTTGGCAAACCCACACCAAGGGTGCTTGAACAACTCCATTCAGCCACTGTGGATTGCCGGACAGCTTTTCAGTCATGTTTCAGAGCATGAAGAGATCATCAGGCTGATCCAAAGCATCGAGGCTGAAACTGGCTGGGGAACCTGTTGGCGGATTCGGGATCTGGAGGTTGCCTGGGGTTGTTCCGGAATGAGATGA
- a CDS encoding Zn(II)2Cys6 transcription factor domain-containing protein (COG:S;~EggNog:ENOG410PUGN;~InterPro:IPR036864,IPR001138;~PFAM:PF00172;~go_function: GO:0000981 - DNA-binding transcription factor activity, RNA polymerase II-specific [Evidence IEA];~go_function: GO:0008270 - zinc ion binding [Evidence IEA];~go_process: GO:0006355 - regulation of transcription, DNA-templated [Evidence IEA]) produces the protein MMADTSISPSSIDDSEKGAVAGRRTHEEKRPATKFTRCRTGCLRCRTRRRKCDETKPRCRNCIEKNLVCRYGVQVTFLPKNTLTVAEGELCTSTNMKSIENEERVVRREERQRKGRWRWVKFVNEDPTLGGDDVVDEDSISDGARASGDETVLAPSGIGSEVDIGDDDGLHGSPAMQSSLVGSKAFSDRDKSAVHGLLALGIGNGVNNDKAVPDEGYGKSGSEFVSSELVASTPAVMKHAPSFVGFSERFHSSIRANSLTDTAKLKLLCHYRYHVAPWLDICDLTHPFGIAAVQMALGSEPLMTALLGLSNACVILKDMGNQRTSHISRIDQWTRPLRSDSFTLTAENALTAVLEETRWLVTDIAQTWKNMENLMTRTRNLDPLTHQALDPGIASSIYWMFFRLGSSQTSTHVCAILTKPDLSAALANDRPIQTQLPMLPLPSLPILSRIEEVRERTRAYAHVLLWLCGKALMLYHQQTSPGQFTAPPQQLDSWLDVFDAIEQWHHLRPHELKPMVDLGVDDQLAQAESGFPLLLFANGTGAFCNQLYHTAMLLLLQCKPRTALLGLQSITLSPLWHSQRICGIALNNDRRESWDPCLIASFLVAARRMTHESQQQEILEGFERVCNITGWDLDGYLTQLREDWSFIDGY, from the exons atgatggctgaTACATCCATTTCCCCTTCGTCTATTGATGACAGTGAAAAGGGGGCCGTAGCAGGCCGACGAACTCATGAGGAAAAAAGACCTGCTACGAAGTTTACGCGGTGTCGGACGGGGTGTTTGCGGTgtcggacgaggaggaggaagt GCGACGAGACGAAGCCTCGGTGTCGAAATTGCATCGAGAAGAACCTGGTTTGTCGCTATGGAGTACAAGTGACGTTTTTACCGAAGAATACTTTGACGGTAGCGGAGGGGGAGTTGTGTACGAGTACGAATATGAAGTCGATTGAGAATGAAGAGAGGGTTGTGCGGAGAGAAGAGCggcagaggaaggggaggtggaggtgggttAAG TTTGTGAATGAGGATCCTACGCtgggtggggatgatgttgtAGATGAGGATAGTATAAGCGATGGGGCGAGGGCCTCGGGAGATGAGACTGTGTTGGCTCCATCTGGAATTGGTTCTGAGGTCGAtattggtgatgatgatgggctgCATGGCTCACCTGCCATGCAATCTTCATTGGTTGGTAGTAAAGCCTTCAGCGATAGGGACAAATCCGCTGTACATGGGCTTCTTGCGTTGGGGATAGGGAATGGTGTCAATAATGATAAGGCTGTCCCGGATGAAGGCTACGGGAAGAGTGGGTCTGAATTCGTCTCGTCAGAGTTGGTGGCTAGCACGCCTGCCGTGATGAAGCATGCTCCTAGCTTTGTCGGGTTTTCTGAGAGGTTTCATTCGAGCATAAGAGCCAATTCATTGACAGATACAGCAAAGCTGAAGTTGTTATGTCACTACCGGTACCATGTAGCACCATGG CTCGATATTTGCGATCTCACTCATCCATTCGGAATCGCTGCGGTCCAGATGGCACTCGGCTCGGAGCCGCTCATGACAGCTCTGCTGGGACTTTCCAATGCTTGCGTTATTCTAAAGGATATGGGGAATCAGCGAACGTCTCATATTAGTCGTATTGATCAGTGGACTCGTCCGCTGCGGTCAGATAGCTTCACTTTAACTGCTGAGAATGCTTTGACGGCCGTGCTAGAAGAGACAAGATGGCTTGTCACCGATATCGCTCAGACTTGGAAGAACATGGAGAACCTCATGACACGGACACGGAATCTTGATCCATTGACTCATCAAGCCCTTGATCCAGGTATTGCGTCATCTATCTACTGGATGTTCTTCCGCCTAGGTTCGTCCCAAACCTCCACGCATGTATGTGCCATTCTGACCAAACCAGACTTGAGTGCAGCGCTCGCAAACGACAGACCAATTCAGACACAACTTCCGATGCTCCCATTACCTAGCCTACCAATTCTATCGAGGATAGAAGAAGTCCGAGAAAGAACCCGAGCGTATGCCCATGTCCTCCTCTGGCTGTGTGGAAAAGCTTTGATGCTATATCACCAGCAGACCAGCCCCGGCCAGTTTACAGCCCCACCGCAGCAGCTGGATAGCTGGCTGGATGTTTTTGACGCAATTGAGCAATGGCACCATCTGCGACCACACGAATTAAAACCTATGGTGGACTTGGGTGTTGACGATCAACTTGCCCAGGCCGAAAGTGGATTTCCGCTGCTGCTATTCGCAAACGGGACGGGGGCCTTCTGCAATCAGTTGTACCATACTGCCATGCTACTTTTGCTGCAGTGTAAGCCACGCACAGCACTGTTGGGCTTGCAGTCAATAACGTTGTCGCCACTGTGGCATTCGCAACGTATCTGTGGCATCGCACTGAATAATGACCGTCGGGAATCCTGGGATCCCTGCCTGATAGCCTCATTCCTGGTGGCTGCCAGAAGAATGACACATGAATCGCAGCAACAGGAGATTTTGGAAGGCTTTGAGCGGGTGTGCAATATCACCGGATGGGACTTGGATGGATATTTGACACAACTCCGAGAGGATTGGTCCTTCATTGATGGTTACTAG
- a CDS encoding putative phosphoinositide-specific phospholipase C (COG:T;~EggNog:ENOG410PKMA;~InterPro:IPR017946,IPR035892,IPR000909,IPR001192, IPR001711;~PFAM:PF00388,PF00387;~go_function: GO:0004435 - phosphatidylinositol phospholipase C activity [Evidence IEA];~go_function: GO:0008081 - phosphoric diester hydrolase activity [Evidence IEA];~go_process: GO:0006629 - lipid metabolic process [Evidence IEA];~go_process: GO:0007165 - signal transduction [Evidence IEA];~go_process: GO:0035556 - intracellular signal transduction [Evidence IEA]): MDELTAQTSRITMDSSLSTQKITLPFAPSMLNYIDKIYSSLTSMNQPNFLTEVQREPTGQGSTTKEHPAPLATLAAFYEYLASPEASAMRAATQMDLSAPITDYFISTSHNTYLTGNQLYSESKASAYTNVLLSGCRSVEIDVWDGKAEGESSQETGDSSATSGSNSSDDEKISSCKPRRGSKREKLKKMTENHRHLRALSQEVGKLEGFLGHHKPSTSSGSSGESKASGSAIPVPGKPEPRVLHGHTLTRETSFREVCYAIRDSAFVASDLPVIVSLEVHACLEQQQTMVEIMEEAWKGMLVEVTPELEAGTVPPPPLKDLKRKILIKVKHVESVDEGGDREAKEKAVYTQHMEALKQQKSPTSPDEASKTPQTPESTTAAPHKPSKILQALSKLAVFTKGFHFNNFAQPEAKVPSHVFSLSEKAVREAHATDGDALFEHNRHFFMRVYPNGLRVDSSNMDPTFFWRRGAQMVALNWQNFDKAMMLNSGMFAGEQGWVLKPPGYRGSDAQPGIIEPRRLDLTIEFLAGQNIPLPAGHTNENKFYPFVTCLLHVETPDDSFAASEDDTESEKTGYKHCTKSVTGVNPDFGSQKMEFATVSGFLDELTFVRFKIKDNEWMHNALAAWACIRLDRLQEGYRIIHLNDSTGAPTEGALLVHITKKYS, encoded by the exons ATGGACGAACTCACTGCCCAGACCAGTCGCATCACCATGGACTCTTCCCTGTCCACTCAGAAGATCACACTTCCCTTTGCGCCATCCATGCTCAACTACATAGACAAGATCTACAGCTCGTTGACGTCGATGAACCAGCCTAACTTCTTGACTGAGGTCCAGCGTGAACCAACGGGCCAAGGGTCAACCACCAAAGAGCACCCAGCTCCACTAGCGACCCTGGCTGCCTTCTACGAGTATTTGGCAAGCCCAGAGGCCTCTGCAATGCGAGCTGCTACCCAGATGGATCTCTCGGCGCCTATTACGGACTATTTCATCTCCACTAGTCACAATACGTACTTGACTGGAAACCAGCTGTACAGTGAATCGAAAGCAAGTGCTTATACAAAT GTCCTACTCAGTGGGTGCAGATCCGTCGAGATTGACGTCTGGGATGGAAAAGCGGAGGGTGAAAGCTCCCAAGAAACTGGCGACAGCAGTGCCACTAGTGGCAGCAACAGCTCCGACGATGAGAAGATCAGTTCCTGTAAACCCCGTCGCGGATCCAAGAGGGaaaagttgaagaagatgactgAGAACCACCGTCATCTGCGCGCCCTTTCCCAGGAGGTTGGCAAACTAGAAGGCTTTCTGGGGCATCACAAGCCGTCCACGAGCAGTGGAAGCTCTGGCGAAAGCAAGGCGTCTGGTAGCGCGATCCCGGTTCCTGGTAAACCAGAGCCACGAGTGTTGCATGGTCACACGCTTACTAGGGAAACCAGCTTTCGTGAAGTCTGCTATGCGATCCGGGACAGCGCATTTGTTGCAAGCGACCTTCCAGTCATTGTTAGTTTGGAAGTACATGCCTGCctggaacagcagcagacaaTGGTCGAGATCATGGAAGAAGCATGGAAGGGGATGTTGGTCGAGGTGACGCCTGAACTCGAAGCTGGCACGgtcccgccgccgcctcttAAGGatctgaagaggaagatcctGATCAAGGTGAAGCACGTCGAATCCGTAGACGAAGGTGGAGACCGTGAAGCAAAGGAGAAGGCAGTTTATACCCAGCACATGGAGGCTTTGAAGCAACAGAAAAGTCCCACGAGTCCGGATGAGGCTTCCAAGACTCCTCAGACTCCGGAGTCCACCACTGCAGCTCCACACAAGCCCTCCAAAATCCTGCAGGCGCTCAGTAAACTGGCCGTATTCACCAAGGGATTCCACTTTAACAACTTTGCACAGCCAG AGGCCAAGGTTCCCAGCCATGTGTTCTCATTGTCCGAGAAAGCCGTTCGAGAAGCACATGCCACCGATGGCGACGCGTTGTTTGAGCACAACCGACACTTCTTCATGCGCGTCTATCCCAATGGCTTGCGAGTCGACTCTTCCAACATGGACCCGACTTTCTTCTGGCGGCGTGGTGCTCAAATGGTCGCCCTGAACTGGCAGAACTTCGACAAAGCGATGATGCTCAATTCAGGCATGTTCGCAGGGGAGCAAGGTTGGGTGCTCAAGCCTCCAGGATATCGCGGCTCCGATGCACAGCCTGGAATTATCGAACCTCGCCGACTGGATCTGACTATTGAGTTCCTGGCTGGCCAGAACATCCCACTACCCGCTGGCCACACCAACGAAAACAAATTCTACCCCTTCGTGACGTGTCTCCTGCACGTGGAGACGCCAGATGACAGCTTCGCAGCATCTGAGGACGACACTGAATCTGAAAAGACCGGTTACAAACATTGCACGAAGAGCGTTACCGGCGTGAACCCCGATTTTGGCAGTCAGAAGATGGAGTTTGCGACCGTCTCAGGCTTCCTCGATGAATTGACATTTGTTCG ATTCAAAATCAAGGACAACGAATGGATGCACAATGCGCTGGCCGCATGGGCGTGCATTCGACTAGATCGACTCCAAGAGGGCTATCGGATCATTCACCTAAATGACAGTACTGGAGCACCAACAGAGGGCGCTCTCCTGGTACACATCACCAAGAAATACAGCTGA
- a CDS encoding mitochondrial 54S ribosomal protein mL54 (BUSCO:EOG09265KQ4;~COG:S;~EggNog:ENOG410PR5G;~InterPro:IPR013870;~PFAM:PF08561) — MICQRCRTGILSRLQQPQTVTLSIPSRARQFPIQRSQFRNYSDGKPTVSATPPPPTPRQPAGADITIPSAVSSATPGVSQPLSTPEGVHADVNPEKPKKAAVERPPSSCAAGQKMNGLNYFKNKPDVVALEDAEYPEWLWSLLDDSKKNKTATGGVDPSTLNKKQRKRYEKKMAARAATLPPQIPIHHHATDITPAAYNADAIPADVLEAAAESLDKRTEIRRSAREARRKGIREDNFLRGL, encoded by the exons ATGATCTGCCAACGGTGCCGCACCGGTATCTTGTCCCGGCTACAGCAGCCCCAGACCGTTACGCTGTCTATCCCGTCACGCGCACGCCAATTTCCCATTCAGCGAAGCCAATTTCGCAACTACAGTGATGGAAAGCCTACCGTATCGGctactccccctccgcccaCCCCTCGTCAGCCTGCCGGTGCCGATATCACGATCCCGTCGGCCGTGTCGTCCGCCACCCCTGGCGTGTCCCAACCATTGAGCACCCCGGAGGGTGTTCACGCTGATGTCAACCccgagaagcccaagaaggcTGCCGTGGAACGTCCCCCGAGCTCTTGCGCTGCTGGCCAGAAGATGAACGGACTCAACTACTTTAAGAACAAGCCCGACGTTGTGGCCCTAGAGGATGCGGAATACCCCGAATGGCTGTGGTCGTTGTTGGACGactccaagaagaacaagaccGCAACGGGCGGTGTTGACCCCAGCA CCTTGAACAAGAAGCAGCGCAAGCGctacgagaagaagatggccgcCCGTGCCGCGACCCTGCCTCCCCAgatccccatccaccatcacgcTACCGATATTACCCCTGCTGCATACAACGCCGATGCTATCCCCGCGGATGTGCTCGAAGCGGCTGCCGAGAGTCTCGACAAGCGTACCGAAATCAGACGGAGTGCCAGAGAGGCGCGGAGAAAGGGTATCCGGGAGGACAACTTCTTGCGCGGTCTCTAA